The Daphnia pulicaria isolate SC F1-1A chromosome 12, SC_F0-13Bv2, whole genome shotgun sequence genome contains a region encoding:
- the LOC124316757 gene encoding uncharacterized protein LOC124316757 yields the protein FRNRICLGRHQSAAPISIDQIIKEILQFQFHQALENGQDDFPRHEKEKKSLGLRLSHHKSSCSILPSVYIVTPSVALPRSTSKDQSSVSKMGIWLSWKLIVASFLCLTSLASSSEPREDKTPIKISSVKFESVCVNIYDSQTTKNNKKIYFYSPMALLNHLNVISINNKTSDHGTLSVSFRIWNQEVKKKVVEQLNQQFPSQTIEPSHVKVLPFDSVRLTSKVQSADFSLTNEWILYDNQQSLRFILICPTPEDCGRVRTQMLKFPTQFEHLQLEFNPKLNDDDCVNDDGVVSEKNKLPAQDNKETMANLEVNFAKELIAIREETKKEFAAISQKFADKIKVTEENLAVVQQKLEITQKELDATKTLLTSTTSSTNADAVIADLTTKLNARTSEIVDIGKMPTSCADLQRTGHKLSGFFSVKGTKKMEMIYCNFNANQNDKQKWIGYADVKSAPVHFYVQRNSPFNTINTPIPFDLAVVNEGNAMNLTSGKFTAPRPGIYFFSFAGLARLKSELLVWFWSSLYLNGNRIGESHVEERNVPVDQFSPLTLQSTLNLKKGDRVWMMIGYSGSDSYLVEFEGDHSTHFTGFMLEEEIVASL from the exons TTCCGTAACCGGATCTGCCTCGGACGTCACCAATCAGCTGCCCCTATTTCTATTGACCAGATAATCAAAGAGATTTTaca GTTTCAGTTTCATCAGGCGCTGGAGAATGGCCAAGATGACTTTCCTAGgcacgaaaaggaaaagaaatcgcTTGGGCTAAGACTGTCGCATCACAAATCTTCGTGTTCCATTTTACCTTCAGTTTATATCGTCACACCTTCAGTTGCTCTTCCCCGAAGCACATCGAAAGATCAGAGTTCTGTTTCAAAG aTGGGAATTTGGTTGTCATGGAAACTGATAGTTGCATCGTTTCTTTGTCTGACAAGTTTGGCTTCATCGTCTGAGCCTCGCGAGGATAAAACgccaattaaaatttcatcCGTGAAATTTGAGTCTGTTTGTGTCAATATTTACGACAGTCAAACAactaaaaacaacaagaaaatctaTTTCTACTCGCCGATGGCTCTGCTAAATCACCTGAATGTCATTTCTATTAACAATAAAACGAGCGACCATGGAACTCTCAGTGTCAGTTTTCGCATCTGGAatcaagaagtaaaaaaaaaagtggtcgAACAACTCAATCAGCAGTTCCCCAGTCAAACTATTGAGCCCAGTCACGTGAAAGTCCTTCCTTTCGACAGTGTCAGGCTGACCAGCAAAGTGCAATCTGCTGATTTCTCACTGACTAATGAGTGGATTCTGTATGACAATCAGCAATCACTCAGGTTTATATTGATCTGCCCGACACCGGAAGATTGCGGTCGAGTGAGGACTCAAATGCTAAAATTTCCTACACAATTTGAACATTTGCAACTTGAATTTAATCCTAAATTGAACGACG aTGATTGTGTCAATGATGATGGGGTTgtatctgaaaaaaataaattgccaGCACAAGACAACAAAG aaACAATGGCGAATCTCGAAGTCAATTTTGCGAAAGAGCTAATCGCCATTAGGGAAG AAACTAAAAAGGAATTTGCAGCAATCTCACAGAAGTTTgcagataaaataaaagtcacTGAAGAAAATCTAGCAg TGGTACAACAGAAGTTGGAAATTACCCAAAAAGAGTTGGATGCCACCAAAACATTATTGACCTCAACAACATCGAGCACAAATGCGGATGCGGTCATTGCCGATTtgacaacaaaattaaatg ccCGAACGAGTGAAATAGTCGACATTGGTAAAATGCCAACCTCGTGTGCGGATCTGCAGCGGACGGGACATAAACTGAGCGGATTCTTTTCCGTAAAAGGaacgaaaaagatggaaatgatttactgCAATTTTAATGCTAATCAAAATG ACAAacagaaatggatcggatacgccgacgtcaaatcagcgcctgtccatttctacgtccagagaaattCGCCATTTAACACAATTAACactccgattccgttcgatttggcggtggtgaacgagggaaacgccatgaatttgacatcggggaaattcacggcaccgcgaccgggaatttattttttctctttcgcgggACTGGCGCGTCTTAAATCTGAATTATTGGTTTGGTTTTGGTCTtctctttatttgaacgggaatCGAATCGGGGAGAGTCATGTTGAAGAGAGAAACGTTCCCGTTGATCAATTTAGTCCGTTGACCCTTcagtcgacgctgaacttgaaaaaaggcgatcGAGTCTGGATGATGATTGGTTATTCTGGTTCAGACTCGTATTTGGTTGAATTCGAAGGTGACCACTCgacccatttcacgggtttcatgttggaggaagAAATTGTGGCGTCCCTTTGA
- the LOC124316213 gene encoding glucose-6-phosphate isomerase-like isoform X1 — translation MDGNAFLTEDAAFLNLQKYFQEKGKDLNIHQLFVQDPERFKKYSIKLATPQDGEILIDFSKNRVDAETFKLLLELAKSRKVQESRDAMFGGEKINFTENRAVLHTALRNRSGRPVLVDGVDVMPDVRAVLDHMKEFCSEVISGQWKGYTGKAITDVVNIGIGGSDLGPLMVTEALKAYSVGPNVHFVSNVDGTHIAVTLQKLNPETTLFIIASKTFTTQETITNAESAKDWFLEKAKDESTVAKHFVALSTNATKVRDFGINEKNMFGFWDWVGGRYSLWSAIGLSIALSIGFENFEKLLDGAYFMDQHFCESPLEQNVPVILALLGVLYGDFYGSETHALLPYDQYLHRFAAYFQQGDMESNGKYVTRSGRRVEYATGPVVWGEPGTNGQHAFYQLIHQGTRLIPADFIAPAQSLHPIRDKIHHKLLMANFLAQTEALMKGKSSDEAKAELLKSGMGEDDVRKILPHKVFEGNRPTNSIVVHKVTPFILGALIAMYEMKIFVQGIIWDINSFDQWGVELGKQLAKAIEPELEGSGEISSHDSSTNGLINFIKSNA, via the exons ATGGACGGCAACGCTTTCCTCACAGAAGATGCAGCTTTTCTCAATCTGCAAAAGTATTtccaggaaaaaggaaaagatttgAACATTCACCAGCTGTTCGTGCAGGACCCAGAAAGATTCAAGAAATACAG CATCAAACTTGCAACCCCGCAAGATGGTGAAATTCTGATCGATTTTTCCAAGAATCGTGTGGACGCCGAGACTTTCAAACTTCTTCTCGAATTG gctAAATCACGAAAGGTGCAAGAGTCTCGAGATGCCATGTTCGGTGGAGAGAAGATCAACTTCACGGAAAATCGAGCTGTTTTGCACACGGCCCTGAGAAATCGAAGCGGCCGGCCAGTCCTCGTAGATGGCGTTGACGTAATGCCAGACGTGAGAGCCGTTCTTGATCACATGAAAGAATTCTGCAGCGAG GTTATTTCCGGTCAATGGAAAGGATATACCGGCAAAGCTATTACCGATGTCGTCAACATTGGGATCGGTGGATCGGATCTG GGCCCTTTGATGGTGACTGAGGCTCTGAAGGCTTATTCAGTCGGACCCAACGTCCACTTTGTTTCCAACGTCGATGGAACTCACATCGCTGTCACGCTGCAGAAGCTGAACCCGGAAACAACTTTGTTCATCATCGCTTCCAAGACTTTCACCACCCAGGAAACCATCACCAACGCCGAATCGGCCAAAGATTGGTTCCTAGAGAAAGCCAAAGAC gaatCGACTGTCGCTAAACATTTTGTCGCCTTGTCTACAAATGCCACAAAAGTCCGCGATTTTGGAATTAACGAAAAGAACATGTTCGGATTCTGGGATTGGGTTGGTGGACGTTACTCACTCTGGTCTGCCATTG GTTTGTCGATCGCTTTGAGCATCGGCTTTGAGAATTTCGAAAAGTTGCTAGACGGTGCTTATTTTATGGATCAACATTTCTGCGAATCTCCATTGGAACAGAAC GTTCCGGTTATTTTGGCGCTACTCGGAGTGCTGTACGGCGATTTTTATGGTTCCGAAACCCACGCTTTATTGCCCTACGATCAATATCTCCATCGATTTGCGGCTTACTTCCAGCAGGGGGACATGGAATCGAACGGAAA GTATGTTACCCGAAGTGGACGACGTGTTGAGTATGCTACCGGCCCAGTCGTGTGGGGAGAGCCGGGAACTAACGGACAACATGCTTTCTACCAATTGATTCACCAGGGAACTCG ATTGATTCCTGCTGATTTCATCGCTCCAGCTCAGTCGCTTCACCCGATCCGCGACAAAATCCATCACAAACTCTTGATGGCCAATTTCTTGGCCCAGACGGAAGCTCTCATGAAAGGCAAATCATCTGACGAGGCCAAAGccgaacttttgaaatccggAATGGGCGAAG aTGACGTGCGCAAGATCTTACCTCACAAAGTCTTCGAAGGCAACCGACCCACAAACTCTATCGTGGTGCATAAAGTCACTCCTTTCATCCTTGGTGCTCTCATTG CCATGTACGAGATGAAAATCTTTGTCCAAGGAATTATTTGGGACATCAACTCTTTCGATCAATGGGG tgTTGAGCTTGGTAAGCAATTAGCTAAGGCGATTGAGCCAGAGTTGGAAGGATCAG gtGAGATCTCTTCTCACGATTCGTCTACTAATGGACTGATCAACTTCATCAAGAGCAACGCATAA
- the LOC124316213 gene encoding glucose-6-phosphate isomerase-like isoform X2 — protein MVTTSRLIAAISHCLPALPVCRSRRNCASRKSRKNSYSTENNMDGNAFLTEDAAFLNLQKYFQEKGKDLNIHQLFVQDPERFKKYSIKLATPQDGEILIDFSKNRVDAETFKLLLELAKSRKVQESRDAMFGGEKINFTENRAVLHTALRNRSGRPVLVDGVDVMPDVRAVLDHMKEFCSEVISGQWKGYTGKAITDVVNIGIGGSDLGPLMVTEALKAYSVGPNVHFVSNVDGTHIAVTLQKLNPETTLFIIASKTFTTQETITNAESAKDWFLEKAKDESTVAKHFVALSTNATKVRDFGINEKNMFGFWDWVGGRYSLWSAIGLSIALSIGFENFEKLLDGAYFMDQHFCESPLEQNVPVILALLGVLYGDFYGSETHALLPYDQYLHRFAAYFQQGDMESNGKYVTRSGRRVEYATGPVVWGEPGTNGQHAFYQLIHQGTRLIPADFIAPAQSLHPIRDKIHHKLLMANFLAQTEALMKGKSSDEAKAELLKSGMGEDDVRKILPHKVFEGNRPTNSIVVHKVTPFILGALIAMYEMKIFVQGIIWDINSFDQWGVELGKQLAKAIEPELEGSGEISSHDSSTNGLINFIKSNA, from the exons atggtaACAACGTCGCGTCTCATAGCGGCAATATCTCATTGTCTGCCGGCTCTCCCTGTCTGCCGGTCACGCCGAAATTGTGCTAGTCGAAAGTCACGTAAAAATAGTTACTCGACAGAAAATAACATGGACGGCAACGCTTTCCTCACAGAAGATGCAGCTTTTCTCAATCTGCAAAAGTATTtccaggaaaaaggaaaagatttgAACATTCACCAGCTGTTCGTGCAGGACCCAGAAAGATTCAAGAAATACAG CATCAAACTTGCAACCCCGCAAGATGGTGAAATTCTGATCGATTTTTCCAAGAATCGTGTGGACGCCGAGACTTTCAAACTTCTTCTCGAATTG gctAAATCACGAAAGGTGCAAGAGTCTCGAGATGCCATGTTCGGTGGAGAGAAGATCAACTTCACGGAAAATCGAGCTGTTTTGCACACGGCCCTGAGAAATCGAAGCGGCCGGCCAGTCCTCGTAGATGGCGTTGACGTAATGCCAGACGTGAGAGCCGTTCTTGATCACATGAAAGAATTCTGCAGCGAG GTTATTTCCGGTCAATGGAAAGGATATACCGGCAAAGCTATTACCGATGTCGTCAACATTGGGATCGGTGGATCGGATCTG GGCCCTTTGATGGTGACTGAGGCTCTGAAGGCTTATTCAGTCGGACCCAACGTCCACTTTGTTTCCAACGTCGATGGAACTCACATCGCTGTCACGCTGCAGAAGCTGAACCCGGAAACAACTTTGTTCATCATCGCTTCCAAGACTTTCACCACCCAGGAAACCATCACCAACGCCGAATCGGCCAAAGATTGGTTCCTAGAGAAAGCCAAAGAC gaatCGACTGTCGCTAAACATTTTGTCGCCTTGTCTACAAATGCCACAAAAGTCCGCGATTTTGGAATTAACGAAAAGAACATGTTCGGATTCTGGGATTGGGTTGGTGGACGTTACTCACTCTGGTCTGCCATTG GTTTGTCGATCGCTTTGAGCATCGGCTTTGAGAATTTCGAAAAGTTGCTAGACGGTGCTTATTTTATGGATCAACATTTCTGCGAATCTCCATTGGAACAGAAC GTTCCGGTTATTTTGGCGCTACTCGGAGTGCTGTACGGCGATTTTTATGGTTCCGAAACCCACGCTTTATTGCCCTACGATCAATATCTCCATCGATTTGCGGCTTACTTCCAGCAGGGGGACATGGAATCGAACGGAAA GTATGTTACCCGAAGTGGACGACGTGTTGAGTATGCTACCGGCCCAGTCGTGTGGGGAGAGCCGGGAACTAACGGACAACATGCTTTCTACCAATTGATTCACCAGGGAACTCG ATTGATTCCTGCTGATTTCATCGCTCCAGCTCAGTCGCTTCACCCGATCCGCGACAAAATCCATCACAAACTCTTGATGGCCAATTTCTTGGCCCAGACGGAAGCTCTCATGAAAGGCAAATCATCTGACGAGGCCAAAGccgaacttttgaaatccggAATGGGCGAAG aTGACGTGCGCAAGATCTTACCTCACAAAGTCTTCGAAGGCAACCGACCCACAAACTCTATCGTGGTGCATAAAGTCACTCCTTTCATCCTTGGTGCTCTCATTG CCATGTACGAGATGAAAATCTTTGTCCAAGGAATTATTTGGGACATCAACTCTTTCGATCAATGGGG tgTTGAGCTTGGTAAGCAATTAGCTAAGGCGATTGAGCCAGAGTTGGAAGGATCAG
- the LOC124316590 gene encoding uncharacterized protein LOC124316590 has protein sequence MQNVDGFKWRNNLNVETNASNASVRKRPKVDKIPTTSKRKKFDSTAPSVEITSTIKESINIPQAAEEAIFDPLPDSIKENLAVVMEDTIVASPSMEASSTNFKSNFVTFQSLVTSINGTKELDMVF, from the exons ATGCAAAATGTTGATGGTTTCAAATGGAGAAATAACCTTAatg TGGAAACAAATGCTAGCAATGCATCAGTAAGGAAACGACCAAAAGTAGACAAAATACCTACTACgtctaagagaaaaaaatttgacagtACAG CACCCTCCGTGGAAATTACCTCTACTATTAAAGAATCAATCAACATTCCCCAGGCTGCtgaagaagcaatttttgatcCACTTCCAgattcaatcaaggaaaatctTGCTGTTGTCATGGAAGATACGATAGTTGCATCACCTTCTATGGAAGCAAGCTCTACTAATTTCAAGTCTAATTTTGTGACATTTCAGTCACTAGTAACTTCCATCAATGGTACCAAAGAATTGGACATGGTATTTTGA